DNA from Gephyromycinifex aptenodytis:
GCACAAGTTGATCAATCAAGGCCTCGCGCATGGCCGCATCTAGACGCCATTCGAGATCATTCATTGCCAGTTCTAAAATGCGTACCAGAAGCAACTCTTTACTGGCGTAGTGGTGGTACACGCCGGTGACCGACATGCCGGCATGCTCCGCGATGACTCTCATCCCCGCACCGTGGTAACCGAATTCTACAAAAGCACTGATTGCACCAGCCAGCGCTGGATCTAAGGGCAAATCGTCAAACCGACGCCAGCTGGACACCCCAGCTACGGCAGAGACACCCTCAATGACCGCCCGCTCCTGCACCTGCGGATCCGGACCATGCAGTAGCGCACGATCGCTGGCCCCGAGCGCTTGGGCGAGCGCGTGCAACCGGTCCGCATCGACCCTGGTCCGCCCCCGCTCTATGGCACAAATCGTCGCCGGACTGACATCTACCGCGTCCGCCAGCGACCTGATCGACAGCCCTCGCCTCACGCGTGCCTGCCGCACGGCAGCACCGAGCAGCTGCCGCTCCGCCTCCTCCCTCCTGCCCATGGCGTTCAAGATATCTGAACACCGCTATGTCTTGACCGGGCCCTGCTGACTGCCCAAGATTGGGATCCATCGGCGGTCGACCGTTCGATCGTTCGGCATTCCGCGACGTAGGAGGACGACGATGTCTGAAAGCCCGGCGCTGAGCGAACTGCTGAAAGACGCCCCGACCAACTGGGGAAAATGGGGCCCGGATGACGAGGTGGGCGCCCTTAACTACCTCACCGCCGAAGAAGTCATGCGCGGTATTTCCAGCGTTAAGAGCGGGCGCGTCTTCACCCTGCAGCGCATGATCGGCGACCCCAAGGGCGACCCCGTCTGGCCCGGCCGCACCCCAGCCGTCCGGACGCAAATCCTTGACGAATCGGACTGGGACGAAGGCGGCAAGGGGCCCGACTTCCCTGGTGGCCTCCACTACGCCGACGACAAGATCGAGGCGTTCCTCCAAGGATCCACGCAGTACGACGCGCTCGGGCACCTCTGGTTCGACGGCAAGATCTGGAATGGTCATTCCGCCGACACGACTCGAGGCGGCCTCGAAAAAGCCTCGATCATGCCGATCGCCAACCGCGGCGTCGTCGGTCGCGGAATCCTGCTCGACATGGCGCGCTGGCGCGGCAAAGACAGCCTAGATTCCGCAGAGACCTTCACCCATGAAGACCTGATGGCCTGCGCAAAAGACCAGGGAACAGAGATCGCCAAGCGGGACATCATCATCATCCGTACGAACTACATGCAGCAGTTCCACACGAAGGGTGACGCCTTTTACGAGAACTTCTGCGAGCCCGGCCTGGTCTATTCACCCGAGCTTGTCGAGTGGTTCCAAAAGATGGAAATCCCCAACCTGGCGACCGACTCGATCGCCAACGAGGTCACCTTCGACCCCAACACGGGCGTCGCTCTCACGCTGCACTGCGCCTTGATGCGAAATCTGGGGATCGCCCTGACGGAAATCTGCGACCTAGAGGAACTAGCAGCTGACTGCGCCGAAGACCGGCAGTACACCTTCATGTACGCCGCGGCTCCGCTGAAGGTGAGCAAGGCGGCAGGCACCCCGGTCAATCCACTCGCGATTAAATGAGCGCTCAACCAGATCGGCCGCGGCTCTGCTTGCACCCCTCGGCCGGTCCGGATGAAATCGTGCCTGAGCACGGGCTTCGCTGTCATCGCGCTGCCCAGCGCGATGACCGAACCCGATGAGGGAGTTCTAACGCGAAATACGGAACTAGAGATCCGCCGGGAACGTGACGAATACCGTCGTAGCGGCCTGCCCTGGAGGATCAGCAGAGCTGCCGATGAGCGCTGCCAGCTGTTCATCGGCATGGGCCGCGTCGACACCGACGCCGACACGGAACGCTGCCGCCAGCAGTCCCTGGTTTTAGGCGAATGTGACGGTCCGGTCATGGAGATCGTCAGGCACCTACCGATCTTCGGGTACCAGGATCAGCATGGGCATTCGGAACTGCGGTTCACCGGCTGCCGCGTCCCCGCTACCGACCTCCGCGGCGAGCAGAGTGGCGGGTTCGCGATCGCGCCTGCGCACCTCCACGCCTGGGCTCGCGCCCTACGCGTTGCCGCTGGCCCCGATGCCGTGCACCGGCGCACTATCGCGCGACGCGAACTCAAACGCACCCGCCCATCCCTGGGCTGACACCCGACCGCCCATCCCATAGGAGCCCCTCATGACCTACACCCCAGCCAACCCGGAGAGCGTTTTCACCTACGGCGCCCCCCAACTCAAGTTCGGGCACGGAGCCTCGGACGAGATCGGCTACGACCTATCTTTGACCGGCGCCACACGTGTCCTCGTCGTCACAGATCCCGGCGTTGCCGCCACCGGCATCGTCCAACGAGTGGCGGAGCAGATGAGCCAATTCGGCATCGAGGCGTTGATCTACGACCAGGTACACGTCGAACCGACCGACGAGAGTTTTCAGCACGCCATCGATCACGCCAAGGATCATGGGCCTTTCGACGCTTATGTCGCTGTCGGTGGCGGTTCGAGCATCGACACGGCCAAGGCCGTCAACTTGCTCATGACCAATCCCGGCGAACTCATGGACTACGTCAACGTTCCCGTCGGGGGCGGCAAGAACCCCTCCAACCCGCTGAAACCACTGATCGCCGTGCCCACCACCACCGGAACGGGCGCGGAGAGCACCACCATCTGCGTGCTTGATGTGCTCGCCCAGAAGGTGAAGACCGGCATTAGTCACGCCCGACTGCGCCCCACGATGGCGGTCGTCGACCCCCGGTTGACGATGACACAGCCGGCAGAGGTCACTGCAAGCGCAGGCATGGACATCCTCTGCCACGCCCTTGAGAGTTGGACCGCACGGCCGTACACCAGCTTCGAACACAAGTCGCCTGAGGAACGCGTCCCCTATTGCGGCGCCAACCCTGTGGCGGACATGTGGTCCAGCAAGGCGCTGACCCTGCTGGCAACGTCGTTCAGGCAGTCCGTACGCCACGGCGATGACGAGCGAGCCCGCAACGACATGGCCCTGGCAGCGACGTTCGCAGGTATGGGATTCGGGAACGCCGGTGTGCACATCCCACACGCGAACGCCTACCCCATCGCCGGGCGCGTGAAGGACTTCCGTCCGGGAGGCTATCCCGGGGAGGAACCGATGGTGCCGCATGGAATGGCTGTCTCCTTGACCGCTCCGGAGGCTTTCCGGTTCACCTTCGACACCAACCCTGAGCGTCATATTCAAGCGGCTCGGATGCTTGCCCCCGAAGCCGAGATAACTAGCGACCCCCGGGACTTCTTGCCAGGAGTCCTTGCAGACCTCATGCGCGACATCGGCATCCCCAACGGCATCGAGTCAGTGGGTTACGACGAATCCGATATCTCGGGTCTCGTCGCTGGTGCCGTCAAGCAGCAGCGCATCCTAGCCGCTGCCCCAAAACAGGTCACTGAAGATGATCTCTACGGCATCTTTCAGCAATCGCTTCAGCTCTGGTGATCCGGCGCCGCGCCTTGACCTGATGGTCAACGCCGGCCGCCCGCCGGGTTTGAGTCGTCGTGCCTGCCGCCGGTATCTCTAGTCTGCTGCCCCTGGAGATGCAGACACCGGCGCGCATCGGTTGCCTTGTCGGCCTGCGATAGCGATGGCTACTCCGGGAGGGCTGCATCGGAGATTCCGGTGATGCCTATGTCGGAGTGGCAATCGCTAGCACGTCGCTAGCCTTGGGTAATGAACGACATGGAGCGCCTGAGTGACGCCGCGACAGCGGTCAGCAGGAAGATCCGCACCGTGGGCGTCAACGGAGCCGGGCCGTGGCAAGGCTCCATCCCCGTCGCCGAGGAGCATCTGCGTCACCATCGGGGGGTTGAGGCTGCCATCGGGCGGCTCATCGCCACCCACGTGCGAGTGACAGCTGCGACCGGGTTCGCTTCCAACGTGGGCGGTTTGGTGACACTGCCGCTGTCGATCCCGGCAGATGCGGCCTCCCTCTGGATGCTGCAGGCACGACTAGCCGGCTCTATCGCTCACCTGCGCGGCTATGAAGTGCACTCAGAGGAGGTGCAGAGCATCATCCTGCTCAGCCTCATCGGATCCGCCGGCGCTGAGGCATTGAAAGAGGCCGGGGTGAAAGTAGGTCAGAAGGGGGCGATCTCCCTGATCAACAAGGTTCCCGGTAAGGCGCTGCTTGAGATCAACCGCCGTGTGGGCTTTCGCCTCATCACACGCGCCGGCAGCACAGGCGTAGTGAACCTGACCAAGTTCGTCCCACTGGCCGGAGGAGTCGTCGGAGGAACCGTGAACGGTGTCAGCACCAAAGCAGTAGGCGGATGGGCCAAGCGCAACTTCCCCGCAGCAGAGACCGTGACCGACTCCGTCGCACTGCAGGACTAGGCGCCAGACTGAGGCAGCTACGTGAGCTACCGAACGCGCTGGAACCAATGCTGATATTTAGGTTTGACTCGGGCGATGATTCTTTTCCGGCTGGGCTTTCTTGGCGGATGGTGACGTCACGCAGCAGCTGCGCAGGAAGTTTATCCGGCAGTAGCTACTGGTCTTCTCGGCTAGATCTGTCGCCAGCTAAGTCGTGCAGAATGCGACCACGCATAAAGGTGGGTGTTCCCGGATCACCAATCCGGGAACACCCACTTCTAGTAGTTACTCAGTCTCGCCTGGTCACTTGATCGATTCGGCCTGGATCGAGTAGCCCATGACTTCGCCCACGTCGGTGACCTCACCGGTCACCGTAACCTTCTGGCCCGTCGAAAGTTCCGCGACAGTGTTCTTTTGCTCATCGTCAATGAAAACCTGAATGCCTGACAGGTCGAACTCGTCCGAGCCGCGGATGCTGAAGTAGGCACCCGAGGCGTCAATGTTGGAGACGACTCCGGTCGTCGTGACACGCTTACCCTTATAGGTACTCGAGGCCTTCAGGGCGTTGTCTTTAAGGTCTGCCGTGAGCTTGTCGGCAGACACCGTGACGGGTGCCTCCGCTGCTGCATCCGGCTGTGCAGATGAGTCGGTGACAGCCGGGGCAGTGCCTGACTTCGACGAGCTCGCGTCGTCACCCCCGCCACTCAGAGCCACTGCAATCACGACTAACAGCAGAAGGCCCAGCAGCCAGAACCGCTTTTTCTTATACCACGGGCGCGTCGCCTTGGCGTAAGCCTTGTCGGCTTTCCTCTGGGCCTTCGCGTCGGGCGCATGCATGGCAGACATAGCGGGGGGAGCTCCTTTTAACTTACAACAGGGCGAGTTGCCGAGGAGCGGTCCCTCGGACAGTTACTACATCGCTCCAGGCCCCTCCAGTGTTACTGGTGGAAGCGCTTTTTCGGGATTTAGAAATTTCGCTCCCGATCTAGCCTCAGGAAAAAACCTGACATATTCCATGGGCTAGTGGGACTAGCCGTTACCGACTCCGTCGCACTGCAGGACCAGATGTGTGGAGAGCCCACCGACGGGGGCGTATCCAGGGCGATGGAAAACGCAGCCGCTGATAGCGGGCCCGTTGGTGACATCATGCGC
Protein-coding regions in this window:
- a CDS encoding acyl-CoA dehydrogenase family protein is translated as MKSCLSTGFAVIALPSAMTEPDEGVLTRNTELEIRRERDEYRRSGLPWRISRAADERCQLFIGMGRVDTDADTERCRQQSLVLGECDGPVMEIVRHLPIFGYQDQHGHSELRFTGCRVPATDLRGEQSGGFAIAPAHLHAWARALRVAAGPDAVHRRTIARRELKRTRPSLG
- a CDS encoding helix-turn-helix domain-containing protein, encoding MGRREEAERQLLGAAVRQARVRRGLSIRSLADAVDVSPATICAIERGRTRVDADRLHALAQALGASDRALLHGPDPQVQERAVIEGVSAVAGVSSWRRFDDLPLDPALAGAISAFVEFGYHGAGMRVIAEHAGMSVTGVYHHYASKELLLVRILELAMNDLEWRLDAAMREALIDQLVPTRRFERLVEALALFHACRRDLAFIGASEMRSLQGVERLRIARRRNDVQRRLEAEITSCVHRRLAPQQDVSAAGRAISTMCTSICQWYRVAGPLSPEEVAREYARYAVRIIGARVGNAD
- a CDS encoding hydroxyacid-oxoacid transhydrogenase, with amino-acid sequence MTYTPANPESVFTYGAPQLKFGHGASDEIGYDLSLTGATRVLVVTDPGVAATGIVQRVAEQMSQFGIEALIYDQVHVEPTDESFQHAIDHAKDHGPFDAYVAVGGGSSIDTAKAVNLLMTNPGELMDYVNVPVGGGKNPSNPLKPLIAVPTTTGTGAESTTICVLDVLAQKVKTGISHARLRPTMAVVDPRLTMTQPAEVTASAGMDILCHALESWTARPYTSFEHKSPEERVPYCGANPVADMWSSKALTLLATSFRQSVRHGDDERARNDMALAATFAGMGFGNAGVHIPHANAYPIAGRVKDFRPGGYPGEEPMVPHGMAVSLTAPEAFRFTFDTNPERHIQAARMLAPEAEITSDPRDFLPGVLADLMRDIGIPNGIESVGYDESDISGLVAGAVKQQRILAAAPKQVTEDDLYGIFQQSLQLW
- a CDS encoding OB-fold protein → MSAMHAPDAKAQRKADKAYAKATRPWYKKKRFWLLGLLLLVVIAVALSGGGDDASSSKSGTAPAVTDSSAQPDAAAEAPVTVSADKLTADLKDNALKASSTYKGKRVTTTGVVSNIDASGAYFSIRGSDEFDLSGIQVFIDDEQKNTVAELSTGQKVTVTGEVTDVGEVMGYSIQAESIK
- a CDS encoding cyclase family protein, with product MSESPALSELLKDAPTNWGKWGPDDEVGALNYLTAEEVMRGISSVKSGRVFTLQRMIGDPKGDPVWPGRTPAVRTQILDESDWDEGGKGPDFPGGLHYADDKIEAFLQGSTQYDALGHLWFDGKIWNGHSADTTRGGLEKASIMPIANRGVVGRGILLDMARWRGKDSLDSAETFTHEDLMACAKDQGTEIAKRDIIIIRTNYMQQFHTKGDAFYENFCEPGLVYSPELVEWFQKMEIPNLATDSIANEVTFDPNTGVALTLHCALMRNLGIALTEICDLEELAADCAEDRQYTFMYAAAPLKVSKAAGTPVNPLAIK